A single region of the Mus caroli chromosome 16, CAROLI_EIJ_v1.1, whole genome shotgun sequence genome encodes:
- the LOC110311446 gene encoding cytochrome c oxidase copper chaperone: MPGLAAASPAPPEAQEKKPLKPCCACPETKKARDACIIEKGEEHCGHLIEAHKECMRALGFKI, encoded by the exons ATGCCGGGACTGGCGGCCGCTAGCCCTGCCCCGCCCGAGGCTCAGGAGAAGAAGCCACTGAAGCCCTGCTGTGCCTGCCCCGAAACCAAGAAGGCGCGTGATGCGTG CATCATTGAGAAAGGAGAAGAACACTGTGGACATCTCATTGAGGCCCACAAGGAGTGCATGAGGGCGCTGGGATTTAAGATATGA